The DNA region ACCAGAAAACCGATATCGCTTGATCGTCTGTAGCCGAAGAACTGATAGTATCTACAGGGATGACGTCTTTTGAACTTGAAGCTTATCCCCACAGAAGCACGCCGTGAGAGTTTTAAGGCAGCCGAGTAGTAGTTGTAATCCGGAGTTCCCTCAAGCCCGACCGCTATTTTGTTTCCCCATCCCAATCCAAACCGTCTCCATCTGTATGCGATCCCCTTCGGATCGAATCTGAAGTCGGATCTATCCAATTTCATCTGGCCGAAGACGGAGATCTCTCCTATCTGAACGATCCCCGCCGGATTCCAGAAGAGCGCCGTGGGATCATCTGAGAGGGCGGCGAACGCGTTCCCCATCGCTGCCGCCCTCGCTCCGACGTAAAACGGAGATGGCCGATAAAGAGGAGAGGAGGAGAGGATAAGGATGAGAAGCCAGACTATCGCTCATTCCTCCTTGCTCGAAAGATCAGGTCCTCCACGATCTCAGCGACTCCCTCTTCGTCGTTGGAGGGCGCGATTATATCGGCCGACCTTTTAACCTCCTCCGGTGCGTTCGCCATGGCGACGCTCAGCCCCACATATCGGAACATGTTCAGATCGTTGAAGTTGTCGCCTATCGCGACCATCTGCATGGGCGATATCCCGTGTATCCTCCCCAACCTTTCAAGCGATTTCGCCTTGGAGGCGTTACGGGCCAGCACCTCTAGGAACCAAAAGCTATCGCTGTATACCCTGCCGGAGGTGATAATCCTGGCCTCAGAAAGTTTCCTCCCCAACCTTTCGATAGCCCTACTCACAATTTCCCTTTGATCTATCGTCATGACCTGTACCACGTCGTGATCCACGTATTCCGTCAGATCTTTCACCCATCTCAGCGTCTCACCTTTTCCCTCGATATATCTGTTCAGAGCGGGGTTGCGGCACGCTCCTTTTTCGCATACAAGCAGATGTTCTCCTTCCGCATAATCGTAGATGGCGGGTGTCATCTCTATCTCCTTCATCACTCTGATCGCTCTACGGGCGAGATCCATCCTGAGCGGGAAGCTTCCGATCACCTTCCCTGTCGGATATTCGGCTATCATAGCGCCGTTATGCAGGACCAGTGGCATGCAGATGTCGATTCCCCTAAGCACCTCCGTGCTTTGAGGCAGTCCTCTGCCCGTGCAGATAACGACTAACATTCCCATCTCGACGGCACTGTGTAGGGCCTTTCGAGTTCGTTGTGTTATGCGTTTGTCGGAGGTCAGAAGCGTTCCGTCGAGGTCTATTGCTATGAGTCTGTATCCTCCGTTCAGCCTAACCATGGCGTTTCGATTACGTTTAACCTCAGCTCGTGTGATCCGTCCGGACGAGCGTATTCGTAGTAGAAATAGATCTTTCCCTCATGTGCCAGAACGTCGATATATCTCAGGGAGCCGGAGGAATGTGGTGAGGTGAGGATCGGGCCGTTCGGCGTGAGCCTATGATAGTGGATGAGATCGAACGTGACAGCCAAACCAGTTTTCTCCTCGTAGTTCTCCTTTACCGACGCGCTGCCGTCATAGAAGGCCATGAAGGCCGGAGGCGTATAAAGCAACGTTCCTATCCTCGCCGCATAGGCATCCCATCCGCTCTCCCTGGGCGAGAAGATATCGCCGAGCCATTGGAAACTCACGCCATCAAGGCTCACCGCCAGTCCGGTATGTGACTTGGTGATGCCGGTATTATATACGTCTGCAGTGGCGTGCATTTTCTCACGGAGTTCCTCTGAGACGGCCTTCGGTGAAGGCGCGTAGCTCAGTATCATATAGTATGCTCGTCCGATCATGATGACGAACGGGTCTTTAATCCCTTCGATCCCTATATCCTCCGGTGTAAATACCTTCTTGCGAGAGGAGGGATCAAGCTTTTCGAACGAGTCGGCTTCGAGAAGATCGACTCTCCACTTGTTCGTCTCGCCGTCCACATAGCTGATGTAAAGCCTGTATCTTCCCTCAGGCGATATGAAGAGGGCGGACTTCTCTATGGAAGGTGAATCGAAATCCTCCTTTTTCGCCTCCCAGATCGTCTCGAACTTAACGCCGTCCTCGCTTCGAGCGATCCGGCATATCGCTCCTCTCCCCAGCTCACGGGGCTTTCTCAACCGATAGTAGAGAAAGAAAGCCTTTTGATCCTCGTCAAAGAGAGCGCTGGGCGCTCCGGCCCACCATCCTCGTCCGCCGTTGAGCGGCTCGATGACCGTCATGCCCTCCTCCGGGTCGAAAAGCGGCATCAGATTGAAGATCTTCCTATCCCACACGGTCTGACCTCCTCGGCTTAGATCTATTTGGTATTAAGTTATAACTCAAAGAGGCGGTATATACAAGACCGGCTCACTCCCACGGCTTGAGGATTATCTTAGCGGACTTGTGCGAGGCGGATATCTCGAAGGCCTCCTGTATCCTGCTCATCGGTATGACGTGGCTTATGAGCAGATCGATAAGCGGCGACTGCTGGATCACCTTCATGACAAGCGGGAAATCCGCCAGGTTATAATGCCACGATCCCACGATGGTAAGGCCCTTACGGATCATATCGGGGCTAACTCTGATCTTCAGCTCAGCGCCACACTCGCCTACGAAAGCCACCCTACCTCTTCTTCGGGTGGCGTCGATACAGAACCGTTCTGCTACCACATTGCCCGAGCAATCGACGGCGCAGTCCACCCCTTTGCCTTCGGTCAGATCCCTGATCTTCCCAAGCGCCTCTGGATCGTTCGGGTCTATGACGTGCTCCACTCCCATCTGCTTCGCTCGCTCGACCCTGTACGGCTCAGATTCCACAACGATAACCTTCGCACCTCGGAACTTGGCGTTAACTACGGCTCCCAGTCCAACGGGTCCGGCACCCGTTATCAGCACGGTATCATATGCGGTGAGCCCTATCC from Candidatus Poribacteria bacterium includes:
- a CDS encoding HAD family phosphatase, with product MVRLNGGYRLIAIDLDGTLLTSDKRITQRTRKALHSAVEMGMLVVICTGRGLPQSTEVLRGIDICMPLVLHNGAMIAEYPTGKVIGSFPLRMDLARRAIRVMKEIEMTPAIYDYAEGEHLLVCEKGACRNPALNRYIEGKGETLRWVKDLTEYVDHDVVQVMTIDQREIVSRAIERLGRKLSEARIITSGRVYSDSFWFLEVLARNASKAKSLERLGRIHGISPMQMVAIGDNFNDLNMFRYVGLSVAMANAPEEVKRSADIIAPSNDEEGVAEIVEDLIFRARRNER
- a CDS encoding zinc-binding dehydrogenase, translating into MRKAVILGERRAGLMEVPDPQPKEDWVLVKVHAAPMCTEYKAFLAGHKAQYLGHEAAGEVVAVAQPTKVKVGDRVVVMPQYPCGRCELCMAGDYIYCQNNYNFDEFIGSPEGKATMAQYLLKPAWLLPKIPDGVSYEHASLACCALGPSFGAFQRIGLTAYDTVLITGAGPVGLGAVVNAKFRGAKVIVVESEPYRVERAKQMGVEHVIDPNDPEALGKIRDLTEGKGVDCAVDCSGNVVAERFCIDATRRRGRVAFVGECGAELKIRVSPDMIRKGLTIVGSWHYNLADFPLVMKVIQQSPLIDLLISHVIPMSRIQEAFEISASHKSAKIILKPWE